In Paramormyrops kingsleyae isolate MSU_618 chromosome 18, PKINGS_0.4, whole genome shotgun sequence, the DNA window AACGGTGCCCCCCCACCTTACTCCCCGTCCCCCAGTCCGTACCAGGCAGCTATGTACCCCATCAGAAGTGCATACCCCCAGCAAAACCTCTACGCCCAGGTAAGTGGAAGAGTAAGGACGCATTGAGTGATTATTTGGAAATTTTATATTTGGAGGACCGTCAAAATCTGTGCTGGCGACATCTACACCGAATTGAAAATGTTTCTCCACTAGGGGGCGTACTACGCACAGCCCGTGTATGCTGCTCAGCCCCATGTCATCCACCACACCACAGTGGTGCAGCCTAACAGTATCCCTTCAGCCATCTACCCCTCACCCGTCCCTACCCCGCGGTCCAATGGCGTGGCTGTGGGCATGGTGGCCGGCACCACTATGGCCATGTCGGCAGGTGAGCTTCTCTAGCAGtgatggaaagttcaggtccaaaatgtacaagtccagaccaagattttgttccaaccaactagttgagtacAAAAGAGttacattcacagagtactcaactggttggttggaacaaaatcttggtctggatttttactttttgaacctgaactttccacctttgTCCTCTAGTGGCTTCATCATACTCTCCATTCAGATCACTGTATTCCTCAATTGAAATTATGCTGCACATGTAAAATGGTTTTTGTACAAATACATTGCTTAAAAACGTCAACTATTAAATTGTAAATTGTTAATATCCAGATCCAGCCCAAGGCATCAATAAATTGAGCAGTTGCAATGGGCCCAGTGGCCAGCGGGGGGGCATCTGATCGCCCTGTCAAAATTAAAAGGAAGATGACAGATGACAATGAGGTTAATAGAATTTTGCTTAGGGCCCCATAATGGTTTGGGCCACTACTGTTAATGACCAATAATTTTTCTATGTGTCAGTTGCAATTTCAAAGCCAGCCTTGAATAGCTGTATTTTAATTGGGGAAATATCAAGCAGAAGCTTGTTTAACTTGCTTCCTAGTGGTTATTGGGCTTAAAACAGTCAGTGATCCCAGCTGTTGTGAGCCTGATCTGCATTCCATGTTTTGCTTCTGCTGCTGATGATGCCATAAGTATTTTTATTAGTGGTGTCATGATTCCGTATTTTATTATTGCAATTAAATCTGGGTCAGGTGTATAGCTGGATTCTCTTGCCATGGCAGTATGCGAAGGGCCGCTCTGTTCTCCTCCACATTTGTAGGGACTTTGCTGACCACCCCTCAGCACACGCAGCACATCGGTGCCCATCCCGTTGCCGTGCCAACATACAGGCCTCAAGGGACGCCTGGCTATAGCTACGTGCCCCCGCACTGGTAAACCTGACTGGACAGCTCCATGTAAGTGCCCTGTGCAGGCTTGACCAATCGATCACAGGCTCATTTTTCCCAATGCAACATTTTGTCGTGTTTGTGTTTGCCCTGCCCCAGCCttcaacacccccctcccccaccaccttcTATATTTTTCAGATCTGGCGTTAAACGTTGTATGCAACTTCTCAAGTCGTTTTTTCTGGTGCTGGGTATTCAAGATCAGAGCCTGAAATCTGTCTGCAAGAACATCGAGGGAGAGGGTAGAAAGTGCAAGTGTCACTTTATACAGTCTTTAGTGTTTTTCGGAGCTGCTTTTCTCCATTTTTACGCCTGTTTTTAGTTAATACTCCACACCCCTGCCCCACTCCGGTGTCCCGGCCCTCTCACGCCTTCTCGCTAGTCAGTATCAGGAAGATGCCACCCTCTTGTCCTGCCTATCACACGTAAACGCCCACTGCGCTCACCCAGCTCCACACATTTTTAGCTTCGCTCGAAAGGTGCACCTGACTTGTGTGTACCTCCACCTGTTTCGCCCCCCCTGGGATTTGTTTTCCGGTTTTTAGCAAGAGTGTTAAAAAATAGTCTCTGCATATGACAGTGGCTGGATTCTTTAATAAGTCCTCTATGCTTACGAATTATTGCATTACCTAGtgtgctgtcagtcactcaAATTAGCTTACCTAGGGTTATACAATATATGAATTTGATTTGagatatataaatacacacagactTAATCTATACTGTGTATGTATAAATACTATAAATTTAACATGACAAGGAATTAAAGGGGTTTTTATGAATAAAATTCATTGGATGGACAGTTAAAAAATATAACTAAGTAGGGCTATGAATAATCTCATTCTAATTTGCCCCCAATGATCTTGGCTTCTGGATTTCTGGAATGAGGTCCTTTCATGGGGGTGCTTGAGGGGGACAGGGATTCAGAGGTGGCACTTGAGTCCAGGTGACAGCAATAGGCGGGCCCCAGGTTGTGAAGGCATGGTGTGGCGTGCCGTCCAATTTACGGCATTGGAGTGCCCTCTCTGAGTGTACTGGTTGGTGAGGTGGGGTGGGATGAAGGGGCAGGGTATGTGCTGGGAGTGTGGCGAGGCAGTTATGATCATCACCTAGGATGGACCTCACTCCCTCCCCCAGAGAACAGATAGTGTACAGACAGTGTCGCTACATATCAGTGAAGATCCTGGAGCTTTGCACTGAAATA includes these proteins:
- the LOC111842684 gene encoding protein FAM168A-like, whose translation is MNPVYSPVQAGAPYGNPKNVAYAGFPGGYPTTAPTYTPNLYQTGSPGYPPGYATGTPYKVPPTQTNGAPPPYSPSPSPYQAAMYPIRSAYPQQNLYAQGAYYAQPVYAAQPHVIHHTTVVQPNSIPSAIYPSPVPTPRSNGVAVGMVAGTTMAMSAGTLLTTPQHTQHIGAHPVAVPTYRPQGTPGYSYVPPHW